Proteins found in one Leptospira terpstrae serovar Hualin str. LT 11-33 = ATCC 700639 genomic segment:
- a CDS encoding type 1 glutamine amidotransferase yields MRAVFIRFIDCEGPGILEPILREAGYRISYQNAYDKRIHLMPEIHLNFDLIVMLGGPQSVADPEEQEFFKPYYDIVNNVVALQNKKLIGICLGSQIIAKALGANVRPGTKGPETGFSELQVLKPEHPIFNGIEKDSILAFHLHEDIFDIPVGAEHLLASDFYANQMFSYKNKVFAFQTHLEPTLEMLQVWQSVHKDFIAKGTGDFSEIADKQKVMAETAITIFRNIIKL; encoded by the coding sequence ATGAGAGCAGTATTCATCAGGTTTATCGATTGTGAAGGCCCTGGTATTTTAGAGCCGATTCTACGGGAAGCAGGTTACCGAATCAGTTATCAAAATGCGTATGACAAAAGAATTCATTTGATGCCTGAAATTCATTTGAATTTTGATCTAATCGTTATGTTAGGTGGTCCTCAGTCTGTTGCAGATCCTGAGGAACAAGAGTTTTTTAAACCATATTATGATATTGTAAACAATGTAGTTGCATTACAAAACAAAAAACTAATTGGTATTTGTTTAGGTTCACAAATCATTGCGAAAGCGTTAGGTGCAAATGTTCGTCCTGGCACCAAAGGTCCAGAGACAGGATTTTCTGAACTTCAAGTTTTAAAACCAGAACATCCCATCTTTAATGGAATAGAAAAGGATTCCATTTTGGCATTTCACCTTCACGAAGATATTTTTGACATTCCAGTGGGTGCAGAACATTTGCTAGCTAGTGATTTTTATGCTAACCAAATGTTTTCTTACAAAAACAAGGTTTTTGCTTTCCAAACACATTTGGAACCAACTTTAGAGATGTTACAAGTCTGGCAGTCGGTTCACAAAGATTTTATCGCAAAAGGGACTGGTGATTTTTCTGAAATCGCAGACAAACAGAAAGTTATGGCAGAAACTGCCATAACAATATTTCGAAATATTATAAAATTATAA